A genomic window from Rhodomicrobium lacus includes:
- the fabI gene encoding enoyl-ACP reductase FabI — protein MVQTAPLMSGKRGLIMGIANNRSIAWGIAKAAADQGAELAFTYQGDALKKRVEPLAAEVGVKHVLPCDVTDDASVDAVFDRLKEDWGSLDFVVHAVAYSNKEELDGRYVDTTADNFSKTLLISCYSFTAIAKRAEKLMTNGGSLVTLTYYGAEKVMPHYNVMGVAKAALEASVRYLAEDLGRQNIRVNAISAGPIKTLAASGIADFRYILKWNEYNSPLRRTVSIEDVGGAGLYLLSDLSKGVTGEVHHVDAGYHVVGMKAEDAPDIAVIQSNS, from the coding sequence GTGGTCCAGACAGCACCTTTGATGAGCGGAAAACGCGGCCTGATCATGGGCATCGCAAACAACCGGTCCATTGCCTGGGGGATCGCCAAGGCTGCGGCGGATCAGGGCGCGGAACTGGCTTTCACCTATCAGGGCGATGCGTTGAAGAAGCGCGTGGAACCGCTGGCGGCCGAGGTCGGCGTGAAGCATGTCCTGCCTTGCGACGTCACGGATGACGCCTCGGTCGACGCGGTTTTCGATCGCCTCAAGGAAGATTGGGGCAGCCTTGACTTTGTCGTGCACGCGGTCGCCTATTCCAACAAGGAAGAACTCGACGGCCGCTATGTCGATACGACGGCTGACAATTTTTCGAAGACGCTGCTCATCTCGTGTTACTCCTTTACGGCGATTGCCAAGCGCGCCGAGAAGCTGATGACGAACGGCGGCTCTCTCGTCACGCTCACCTATTACGGCGCCGAAAAGGTCATGCCGCATTACAATGTGATGGGTGTGGCCAAGGCCGCGCTCGAAGCGAGCGTGCGCTATCTCGCTGAAGATCTCGGCCGCCAGAACATCCGCGTGAACGCGATCTCGGCCGGGCCGATCAAGACGCTCGCCGCATCGGGCATCGCCGATTTCCGCTATATTCTGAAGTGGAACGAGTACAATTCGCCGCTCCGCCGGACGGTTTCCATCGAGGACGTCGGCGGTGCCGGGCTCTATCTTCTGTCCGATCTCAGCAAAGGGGTAACGGGAGAGGTGCATCATGTCGACGCGGGCTATCACGTCGTTGGCATGAAAGCAGAGGATGCTCCCGATATCGCCGTGATTCAGTCCAATAGCTAG
- the pdxH gene encoding pyridoxamine 5'-phosphate oxidase → MTSTTDGDFTQASDPLPLFDAWFKEAEKSEPNDPNAMTVATSDERGMPNARMVLLKSVDERGFVFYTNFESTKGRELLANPQAALLFHWKSLRRQVRVRGTVEQVSTEEADAYFASRPLGSRIGAWASKQSRPLEGRAALGEAVKHFGKLFAGIEPKRPPYWSGFRVVPLEIEFWHDRQYRLHDRIVFRRETRDAVWTKTQLFP, encoded by the coding sequence ATGACCTCGACGACTGACGGCGATTTCACGCAGGCGAGCGATCCCCTGCCCCTCTTCGATGCCTGGTTCAAGGAAGCCGAGAAAAGCGAGCCGAACGATCCCAACGCGATGACCGTCGCGACGTCAGACGAGCGCGGGATGCCGAACGCACGCATGGTGCTGCTCAAGAGCGTGGATGAGCGCGGTTTCGTCTTCTATACGAATTTCGAGAGCACCAAGGGGCGTGAGCTTCTGGCGAATCCGCAGGCGGCCCTTCTCTTTCACTGGAAGTCGCTGCGCCGTCAGGTGCGCGTGCGTGGCACCGTCGAGCAAGTAAGTACGGAAGAAGCGGACGCCTATTTCGCCTCGCGGCCGCTTGGCAGCCGTATCGGCGCCTGGGCGAGCAAGCAGTCGCGTCCGCTCGAAGGCCGCGCGGCTCTCGGCGAGGCCGTCAAGCATTTCGGGAAGCTGTTCGCGGGGATCGAGCCGAAGCGGCCGCCCTACTGGTCCGGCTTCCGCGTGGTGCCGCTGGAAATAGAGTTCTGGCACGACCGCCAGTATCGGCTGCACGACCGCATCGTTTTCCGGCGCGAGACCCGCGACGCGGTGTGGACGAAGACGCAGCTTTTCCCTTAG